Below is a window of Candidatus Thermoplasmatota archaeon DNA.
GAAATGCCCTACTTACACTTAAAGTTTTTTATTTTTATTAGCTTTCGACTCTCTACGCTTACTTAATTTAAAATAATAGTGGGGTACCAAACCCCAAAAAGCAGAGGAATTTGCTTTTTCAGATAACTTCAGTATCTAGGGCTGCGCTTTCTGAAACATTCCCTACAGTAGACAGGTTTTCCCTCTTTCGGCTCAAACGGTACTTCACATTCTTTACCGCAATCGGCACAAATTGCCTTGCACATCTTTCTTGGTGGCCTGCCAAAACCGCTACTGCCTTTTCTTTCCCTATACATTTTCTAACCTTTTTACCCCCTATGGGGCGGTTTAGTATCCTAATCTCATATTCATAATGATGGTTTTTTGTCATATGTGCTACAATTTTTTATCAAACGTTAAATAGTATCTCTTATTATAGCCTTGCAAATGAATATTGTATTGCATGCAGTCGGCGGATACGAGGAAGTGGGCAGAAATATGACCTGCCTGGAAATTGGAAAGGAGGCCGTTATTTTGGATATGGGAGTTTATCTTGACAGATATGTTCCTTTACAGGATAACGCCGGCAAATTATCTTATCAAAAACTTGTCCAGGAAGATGCTATTCCAAATGATAGCGTTATTTCCCCACTGCGGAAGAAAGTAAAAGCAATTATTTTAAGCCATGCCCATCTCGATCACATAGGGGCCATACCATGGA
It encodes the following:
- a CDS encoding CxxC-x17-CxxC domain-containing protein, which encodes MYRERKGSSGFGRPPRKMCKAICADCGKECEVPFEPKEGKPVYCRECFRKRSPRY